TGCAGCAGGGAGTCGCGGGTGATGCCGGGTAGCAGGGAGCCGGACAGTTCCGGGGTGACCACGGTGGCGTTGTCGCCGGAGCCGTAGACGAAGAAGAGGTTCATGCCGCCCATCTCCTCGATGTAGGTGTGCTCGATGGCGTCCAGCCACACGACCTGGTCACAGCCCTTCTCCTCGGCCTGGGCCTGGGCGAGCAGGGAGGCGGCGTAGTTGCCGGCGAACTTGGCGGCACCGGTACCGCCCGGGGCGGCGCGGGTGTAGTCCTCGGACAGCCACACGGACACGGGCTTGACGCCGCCGGTGAAGTAGGCGCCGACGGGCGAGGCGATGACGATGAAGGTGTAGGCGTTCGCCGGGCTGACGCCCAGGGAGACCTCGGTGGAGATCATGAAGGGCCGGATGTACAGGCTGGCCTCGCCGCCGGCAGCGGGCACCCACTGCTGGTCGATGTCCACGAGCAGGCGGATCGCCTCGAGGAAGTCCTCGGTGGGCAGCGGCGGCATGGCCATGCGCTCGGCGGAACGCTGCATGCGGGCGGCGTTCTCCTCGGGGCGGAACGTGGCGATGGAGCCGTCGGGCTGCCGGTAGGCCTTGATACCCTCGAAGATCGCCTGCCCGTAATGGAACACGGTGGTCGCCGGGTCCATGGGGATCGCCTCATAGGGTCGCACCTGCGCGTCGTGCCAGCCGTCCTGCTCGGACCACTGAATGGTGACCATGTGGTCGGTGAATTTCTTGCCGAACTTCGGGTTGGCCAGAATCTCCTCGAGCGCCTCGGGGGAGGTCGGCGTGCTGGTGCGGTTCACGGTGAAGTTGAGAGACGACATGGCGATAACGCTACACCCGCCCCGCCGGACCCACATCTATAAGCTGGACGAATCGCACGCCCCATCAAGGAGGAACTCATCCATGGCAAAAACCTCGTTCGCCCTTCCGGCCCGCTGCACCACCCCGCAGCTCAAACTGTCGAAGAAGGCCCCGAAGTCCACCGACGTCTACCTCGTCCCACTGCTGGCCGGCGAGGACGGACCGGAGCTTCCCGCCTCCGAGCTGCTTGACGACGCCGCCCTGCGCCACGTCCTCTCCTCCCTCACGGCCGTCGGGGCCACCGGCCGCGCCTGCGAGGTCACCCGCGTCGCCGCCCCCGAGGATCTGGGTGTCGCCCAGGTCATCGCCGTCGGCCTCGGCGACCCGGAGGAGTTGACCGACGAGACCCTGCGTCAGGCCGCCGGCACCGCCGCCCGCGCACTGACCGGCGTGAAGACCGCCGCCACCACCCTCGGTGTCTTCGGCCTGGCCGCCGCCGTCGAGGGCATCGCCCTGGGTGCCTACCGCTACCGCGGGCTGCGCAGCGACGAGGAGAAGAAGTCCGCCGCCCCCGTGGCCACCGTCGTCTTCGTCGGCGACACCAAGTCCGGCAAGGCCGAGTTCGAGACCGCCCGCACCTCCGCCGAGGCCGTCATCTTCGCCCGCGACCTGGTCAACACCCCCTCCTCCCACCTCTACCCCGAGTCCTATGCTGCGATCCTCACCGCCGAGGCCGAGGAGGCCGGCCTCGAGGTCGAGGTGCTCGACGAGAAGGCCCTGAAGAAGCAGGGCTTCGGCGGCATCCTCGCCGTCGGCCAGGGCTCCTCCCGCGGCCCCCGCCTGGTCCGCCTGACCTGGAACCCGGGTAAGGCGAAGAAGTCCGTCGCCTTCGTGGGCAAGGGCATCACCTTCGACACCGGCGGCATCTCCCTCAAGCCGGGCGCGAAGATGGAGGACATGATCTCCGACATGGGCGGCTCCGCGGCCGTCGCGGCGACGGTCATCGCGGCCGCGAAGCTCAAGCTGCCCGTGAAGATCACCGCCACCCTGCCGCTGGCCGAGAACATGCCCTCCGGCACCGCCCAGCGCCCGGGCGACGTGATCACCCACTACGGTGGCATCACCTCCGAGATCATCAACACCGACGCCGAGGGTCGCCTCGTC
Above is a window of Corynebacterium suedekumii DNA encoding:
- a CDS encoding branched-chain amino acid aminotransferase; amino-acid sequence: MSSLNFTVNRTSTPTSPEALEEILANPKFGKKFTDHMVTIQWSEQDGWHDAQVRPYEAIPMDPATTVFHYGQAIFEGIKAYRQPDGSIATFRPEENAARMQRSAERMAMPPLPTEDFLEAIRLLVDIDQQWVPAAGGEASLYIRPFMISTEVSLGVSPANAYTFIVIASPVGAYFTGGVKPVSVWLSEDYTRAAPGGTGAAKFAGNYAASLLAQAQAEEKGCDQVVWLDAIEHTYIEEMGGMNLFFVYGSGDNATVVTPELSGSLLPGITRDSLLQVARDLGHETAEKRISKVDWHDDVASGAMTEAMACGTAAVITPVGRVLSNHGEFEINGNQPGEITMAMRERLTHIQRGEYEDTHGWVHTLVPAN
- a CDS encoding leucyl aminopeptidase; the encoded protein is MAKTSFALPARCTTPQLKLSKKAPKSTDVYLVPLLAGEDGPELPASELLDDAALRHVLSSLTAVGATGRACEVTRVAAPEDLGVAQVIAVGLGDPEELTDETLRQAAGTAARALTGVKTAATTLGVFGLAAAVEGIALGAYRYRGLRSDEEKKSAAPVATVVFVGDTKSGKAEFETARTSAEAVIFARDLVNTPSSHLYPESYAAILTAEAEEAGLEVEVLDEKALKKQGFGGILAVGQGSSRGPRLVRLTWNPGKAKKSVAFVGKGITFDTGGISLKPGAKMEDMISDMGGSAAVAATVIAAAKLKLPVKITATLPLAENMPSGTAQRPGDVITHYGGITSEIINTDAEGRLVLADAIARACEDKPDYLVETATLTGAQMVALGTRTSGVMGSDELRDRIAELGRTVGEPAWAMPLLEEQEEELKSPVADIRNSHNSRFGGMLFAGLYLSKFVPEGQEWAHVDIAGPSFNGGGVSGYTNKRATGVPVRTFLALLAEVAAEGR